Genomic window (Methanobacterium formicicum):
ACAAATACCGGAGTGGGATAGGTTATGGTTTTGGCTCCCAGAGATTTTTTCAATAAAATGCCTCCTGTTTTTGTTTTTTTAAATCTATACATCCTAAAATAATGCCCATAAACACTTTTTAAATTTTTTAACCACCTATTTTAAAAAAAGGTTTACCAGTGCTGGTCACGCACCAGTTCATCCAGTTTTTTCCGGCCCATGCCCCTTGGTTCTGCATCAGGATAACCCAGTGGAGTGAATAATAGTGGTTCCACATCATCTGGTACTTTAAGCACTTCTCTGGCAGCTTCCACATTGAAAGCTGCTATCCAGCAGGTGCCCAGTCCCAGTTCCGTGGCCTGGAGGATCAGGTGGTCCATGGCAATGGCTGTATCCACTTCCACGTAGTTACGACCGTCCCGCCGGGTCCAGGATTCTGATTTAACTGCACAGGCACAGATAACTAGGGGAGCTTCGGTAAACCATTCTGCCGGGTAGATGGTCTTAAGTTCCTCTTCTCTACCTCTGGTTTCAATTATAATTAACTGAAATGGCTGTTTATTCACAGCGGTGGGTGCCAGTCGTGCCGCGTCCAGTACTTTTTCCAGTTTTTCCTTTTCTACTTCCTTTGACTGGTAACCACGTACACTGTATCTTTTTTTAATTATATCATGGAATTCCATATTCATCCTTCCTATCATCAATTTTAATGATTTTTACCCTCATTTTTTATGGAAGATTTCTAATGATCTCTTCAAATCTGTCCAGCTCATTCTCCCTTTCTTCCTCGGACATTTCCCCGGGTCCAAAGATGGCGAAGTAGGGTAGGGCATCCATACCCACAAATTCAAACAGTAGATGGTTGAAGTATTTCACCAGAACTTCGATGTCACCGTGTGGTCCTTTATCAGTGTAGAGTTCCCTGCTGGCCCCGGTGGTAAATGATAACATTCCTTTTTTGCCTTTTAAGAGTCCTTCATTGTATAATTTCATTTCCCCCACGTTGAATGCAAATCCATTGTAGAAAACACGGTCTATCCATCCTTTTAGAATGGCAGGGAAGTTACTCCACCATATTGGGAATTGGAATATGATCACATCGGCCCAAAGAACCTTGTCCATTTCTCTTTTAATATCCAGGGGTATGTTATCCTTTTCCACTGCATTTAGCTGTTCGGCTATGGGATTGAAGAGTTCCTTGTTCATCCTCTCTGGAAAATCATCTTTATCCAGGACAGCCTTCCAATTCATGGTGTAAAGGTCAGACACCTGCACCTGGTGTCCTTCATCATTTAACACATCCACTGCCAGTTCCTTCAGTGATCCGTTCAGTGATTCGCTCTCAGGATGCGCGAATACTATCAATACATTCATCATTTATCCCTCCTCTTTAGAAAAAATCAATTTTATTGGATTTTTCCCCTTCTAGTTCTTTATTTTATTTTTATTCTTAACCGTGCTTTCACTATTAATTATGTAATCAAGTCGATTATATACCTGAAGACTTGATTTGCATTTTATTTCGCGGGTTTAGATCTGATCTGGGCCACAGTTTGTCCGTTAATCCCTAAATTCTCATCAGGCCATTCACGAATAACTTATTATGAATTTTTTATCTATGCCTGTTATTTCAGAAACAACTTCTATAAACCCTTTTATTAAATCTTTCTTCTGCTCGTTGGAAAGCTTTCCCACTTCCATGGTTATTACCGGCATTTTACCCCTCAAATTATTTCCAAATAATATTAGATTCATTCCTCTCCGGTATTCGGTGGTATTTATATTTTGGATATCCGAGCATGAAGGGATAAATTATGTTGTTTCCCTTCGGTATTCCTAGCATGTCCTTCAATGGAGGGTGCTGGTTGCATACTATGTTGAAAAGACCAGCCCAACAACCACCCAATCCAAAGGAGGGTAGAGCCAGATCTAGGTGGGTTAATGCTATCATTCCATCGCCAACTGCCATCATATTATCTTCAGGAGCATGGGCCACCACCAAACATGGTGCTTCTCTGAGAATGGTGCCCATACCGTTCTCCCAGGCTTCAACAAATGAGGCTAAAGGTATCCTGTCATTTAGGGGAGAGTCAGTTTTTGAAATTTCCCTCATGGCTTCCATAGAAGCTTCGGCTATTTGGCTAATTTTGCCTGGATCATTGAAAACTATCCATTGTACCGGCTGTCCATTGCCCGCCGATGGTGCATACCTAACCATATCAAATATTTCTTCCAGGATCTCTCTTTCCACCGGTCGGTCACTATAATTACGAATTGACCTTCTGAATTTCATGTGGAATTCCATTTGTTCTGGAGAAATATTCAATCCCTCCCCTGATTCGGTTACTGTTTCAGATTTCTTATCTCCATCAGTTGACAAATTAATTAGCCTTATTGCACCTTCCGGACAAATAGCCCCACAATGTCCGCATTGGTTACACATAACTTCTGATCCTTCCACTATCTCTGGAAAATCATTTATCTGGATTAACCCCATTGGACAATTAAAAGCACATGTACCGCATTTTGTACATAATTCCTCTTTAAATTCTCTATTTATCATTTTTACCCCACTAAGTCGTATTTTCCTAATTGCGAATAGACTATTTAGAAAAAAATACTTCCAAACTTCATTTCCAATCAACTACCGCCTTATTTCGTTTAGGGATGTTATGATATTGATATTGAGGATATCCCACCATCATAGCACCGATAAATGTATGTCCTTCTGGTAATTCCAGTTCTTCAGCCAGGGGTGGCCATTGATTTAAGGCCATAAACAGACCCCCAGCCCAGCATGAACCTAATCCAAAGGAGGGTAGTGCTAGATCAAGATGAGTTAAAGCAATTACCCCATCTACACTAACAAACTGAGACATTGGATTGTTCTCATCCTGTTCAGCGTAGGCAATAACCACGTGTGGTGCGCCCCTTAAGACTAAATCAGTTCCATTTTCCCAGGCTTCAACCAGAAGATTAAATCCAGTGAAGTCCTGGTCTGGAGGAGCCTCACTTATTACATTCTTAATCCAATCAATGGTCAGACCAGCCACTTTTTTTACCTTAACTGGATCGTGGACTATCATCCATTTTACTGGTTGACCATTACCGGCTGATGGTGCGTAGCGGACTATGTCCATAACTTCTTCCAAGACCTTCCGGTCAACCGTTTCATTTTTATAGTGCCGAACTGATCGTCTGCCGCGCAAATAATTACCTATCTGCTTAGAGGAACCTATATCCCCTATTTTATTATCCATTGTTCCCTCTAAGGATGGGTCTACCAGTTCCAATGCTCCTTGAGGACAGACTGCTTCACATTGCCCACATATCATACAAACTAAGGCATTCTCCTTGGAAACATGGGGCACATCCCCCGGTTCTATGATTCCTGCTACACATATATCAGAACAGGTACCACATTTTACACATTTTTCAGAATCCACAGCAAGTTTTACCATTTCTGCATTCCCCCTGCATTTTCAGTTTAGTTATTTAGACAGTTATTTGTATGTACAAACAATTAATATATAAAGTTTACCAAAAATAATCTTAAGTAGAAGCAAGAACCATACCTAAGCTTGAGGTGTAATTGATTGATGAATGATGAAAACCAGAGCCAATGCCCTACGATGTGTAGTTGTCTCTACTTCACAAGTAATAAACTTAATAGAATTCTTAATAAAATGGCTGAGGAGGAATTCCTTAAAACCGGTCTTTCACCATCACACGCCCTAACCCTTATGAATATTGATTTTCAACCGGGTCTTTCCCAGAAAGAACTTTCAGAAATTATGAATATTAAACCTTCCACCACTACCCGTTTTATTGACAAATTAGAGACCAGAGGACTGGTAGAACGAAAAACTAAAGGTAAATCATCGTACCTCTATCCCACTCCGAAAGGAATTGATCTACAGGTTGAAATTAGCCAATGCTGGACCAACCTCTACAAACGTTATACTAAAGTTTTAGGCCAAGAAAAAGGTGTTGAATTAACTGAAATCATTGATAAAGCGGCAACTAAACTGGAAGAGAACATTCATGAGTAAATGATAGCTAAAAATTTTGAAAAAATAAAAAAAAATCCTTTATAAAATAAATCCTAAAAATTAATTAACTAATTTCCCATTTTACCCGCAACTTCTTTTAGTTTTTCCCTGATGGGTAGGTGTTGGGAACATATTTCCTCACAAAGTCCGCACTCTAAACAATTTCCTGCCATTTCCGTTTCTTTTAACATGAAGTAGTACTGACTTTTTACTTCGGAATATTCCTCCAACATTTCTGCTTGGTTCAAATAACTGAAACACTGGGGGATATTTATCCCACTGGGACAGGGCATA
Coding sequences:
- a CDS encoding MarR family winged helix-turn-helix transcriptional regulator, with translation MNDENQSQCPTMCSCLYFTSNKLNRILNKMAEEEFLKTGLSPSHALTLMNIDFQPGLSQKELSEIMNIKPSTTTRFIDKLETRGLVERKTKGKSSYLYPTPKGIDLQVEISQCWTNLYKRYTKVLGQEKGVELTEIIDKAATKLEENIHE
- a CDS encoding nitroreductase family protein: MINREFKEELCTKCGTCAFNCPMGLIQINDFPEIVEGSEVMCNQCGHCGAICPEGAIRLINLSTDGDKKSETVTESGEGLNISPEQMEFHMKFRRSIRNYSDRPVEREILEEIFDMVRYAPSAGNGQPVQWIVFNDPGKISQIAEASMEAMREISKTDSPLNDRIPLASFVEAWENGMGTILREAPCLVVAHAPEDNMMAVGDGMIALTHLDLALPSFGLGGCWAGLFNIVCNQHPPLKDMLGIPKGNNIIYPFMLGYPKYKYHRIPERNESNIIWK
- a CDS encoding NAD(P)H-dependent oxidoreductase; translation: MMNVLIVFAHPESESLNGSLKELAVDVLNDEGHQVQVSDLYTMNWKAVLDKDDFPERMNKELFNPIAEQLNAVEKDNIPLDIKREMDKVLWADVIIFQFPIWWSNFPAILKGWIDRVFYNGFAFNVGEMKLYNEGLLKGKKGMLSFTTGASRELYTDKGPHGDIEVLVKYFNHLLFEFVGMDALPYFAIFGPGEMSEEERENELDRFEEIIRNLP
- a CDS encoding tautomerase family protein codes for the protein MPVITMEVGKLSNEQKKDLIKGFIEVVSEITGIDKKFIISYS
- a CDS encoding nitroreductase family protein; protein product: MEFHDIIKKRYSVRGYQSKEVEKEKLEKVLDAARLAPTAVNKQPFQLIIIETRGREEELKTIYPAEWFTEAPLVICACAVKSESWTRRDGRNYVEVDTAIAMDHLILQATELGLGTCWIAAFNVEAAREVLKVPDDVEPLLFTPLGYPDAEPRGMGRKKLDELVRDQHW
- a CDS encoding nitroreductase family protein; its protein translation is MVKLAVDSEKCVKCGTCSDICVAGIIEPGDVPHVSKENALVCMICGQCEAVCPQGALELVDPSLEGTMDNKIGDIGSSKQIGNYLRGRRSVRHYKNETVDRKVLEEVMDIVRYAPSAGNGQPVKWMIVHDPVKVKKVAGLTIDWIKNVISEAPPDQDFTGFNLLVEAWENGTDLVLRGAPHVVIAYAEQDENNPMSQFVSVDGVIALTHLDLALPSFGLGSCWAGGLFMALNQWPPLAEELELPEGHTFIGAMMVGYPQYQYHNIPKRNKAVVDWK